In Balaenoptera musculus isolate JJ_BM4_2016_0621 chromosome 16, mBalMus1.pri.v3, whole genome shotgun sequence, the DNA window aaaaatgtacaaacaaacATCGATTCAAGTCACAAAGGGAACTAGTGAATGAATActtccaatttttatttaaacttacCTAGGCATATTAGATAATGTGGACTATACAGAAAAAAGAGGAAGCTTTAGAAAGTTAAAATCTCTACTtgcaaattttataaatgagcCTTAGCTACAGGCACATTCATTTAGACTTCAATGAACCCAGGAAAAGACTCGTCACTGACATAAAGGGAGAAGAACCTCTCAATCACTCCCATCAACTTTCCTTTCTCAGCAAGACTATAAGGATTTCCCACAAACTCTTTCAAGCAGAGTAtctaagttttgttttaattggtaAGGCTGGGTTTAATCTagcattttgctatttgttttatattttccccatctgctctttacttccttttttcctcttttcctgccttcttttgtatttagattaattatgtatttattccattttaattccCATGTTGGCTTATTAGCCAAAACTCTTCACTGTGTTGTTTCAGTGGTtgctttaggatttttttcttaagatttcatttctttagagcagttttaggttcgaAGCAAAATTGAGGCGGGTAAAGTATGTAGAGTTCCCAAAGCTGCCCTGCCTTCACACATACACAGCCTCCCCCGTTACCAACGTCCCCACCAGATGGTATATTTGTGACAGCTGATGAGCCTACACTGACAATTCGTAACCACCCCAAATCCATAGTTAAATTACAGTTCACTATTGGTGTTCTATGTTCTAGCGGTTTGGACAAATAAATGACGACACGTATCCAGCACATGGtattatacagagtattttcgctctcctaaaaatcctctgtgctctgcctattcatccctcccatccccagcccctgatctttttcctgtctccatagtcttgccttttccaggatgtcacatagttggaatcatgcagtatatagccttttcagattggattctttgttttttttttggccgcaccacatggcatgtgggatcttagttccccgaccaaggattgaacctgtgccccctgcaatggaagcgcggagtcttaaccactgcaccgccagggaaatccccagattggcttctttcacttagttatATGCCTTGAaggcttgacagctcatttctttttagtgctgaataacattccattgtctggatggaccgcAGTTTACCCATTTGCCTTCCGCAGGACATCCTGTTTGCTTGCAggctttggcaattatgaataaagctgctataaacatctatgtgcaggtttttgtgtggacataagttttcacctCCTTTGGGTTAATAGCAAGGATCCAGcaactgctggatcatacagtatgtttactttcatctatctacctatctatctatctatctatctacctacctaatGGTTTTACCCGTGTTATACGATTGACAGTTTAAACATTGATTGATTATAAACATGTcttgctaatttatttatttttaagcattactcttttttttaaatttaatttttatttttggctgtgctgggtctttgttgcagtacgcaggcttctcattgcggtggcttctcttgttgcggaacacgggctctaggagaacgggcttcagtagttgtagcattcgggctcagtagttgtggcacatgggctctaggtgcgtgggcttcagtagttgcagcacgtgggctcagtagctgtggattgcgggctctagagcgcaagctcagtagttgtggcacatgggcttagttgctccgcggcatgtgggatcttgctagaccagggatcgaacctgtgtcccctgcactggcaggtggattcttaagcactgcgccacgagggaagtcctaaggttagttttataagaaaatgccaagctgtcttccaaagtggctgcaccattttgcattcccaccagcaatgaacgaGAATTCCTACtgttctacatcctcaccagcatttggtgctgtcagtgtCTTGGATtgtggccattctaataggcTTGTAATGATATCTCATCGTTTTACTTTGCTTTCTCCTTGATGGCATATGGTGTGGCGTATGTTTTCGTATACTTATTGccatctggatatcttctttggtgaggtgtctgttaaggtctttggcccgtttttaaattgggttgtttgttttcttactgttgcgTTTTAAGAGGTCTTTGTGTATTtgggataacagtcctttatcaggtatgtgtttcacaaatattttctcctggtctaTAGCTTGTCTActaattctcttgacattgtcttttgcagagcagacgtttttatttttcatgaagtccagcttaccaattatttctttcatggattgtgtctTTAGTACTGTGTCTagaaagtcatcaccataccctaggtcatctacattttcttttatcttctaggagttttatagttttgcatattacatttaggtctgtgatccattttgagttaatttttgtgaagggtacaAGGTCTGgtatctagattcatttttttgcatggatgtccagttgttctagcaccatttgttgaaaagactatctttgctccattgtattgcctttgctcctttatcaaacatcagtatgtgggtgtatttctgggctctctattctgttccactgatctacttGTCTATTATttcaccaataccatactgtcttgactactgtggCTTTATAGTGTTTTGAAGTTGGGTAGTAacagtccttcaactttgttcttctccctcAATACTGTGTTGGCTATtatgggtcttttgtctcttctcCACATAAACTTCAGAATCAGTTTGGTTTTCCTCATATAGGTGTTGTTAGAGTTCTACCTAACTATTTCCTTTTTGGGGGGATGCTAATggaaatggtattgtgtttttcatttcgaATTGCACTTGTTCATTGTTGGCATAGAGAAAAGTGATGGACTTTTgcatattaaccttgtatcttgcaactgtgctatataatcatttatatagagtttgtggattttttggattttctacacaGATTATCATCAGCCAACAAAGttagttaatttcttccttcccagtctgtataccttttatttccttttcttattgcattagctaggacttccagtatgatggtGACAGGGGACCTCCTTGCCTTGATATTAATAGGAAAGCTTCAACTTTCTCACCAGTAAGCAGGATGTTAGCAGTAGGTTTTGGGTAGAttttctttattaagttgaggagATTCCCCTCTATCCCTACTTTACTGAGAGCTTTTATTGTGAATggatattggattttgtcaaatgatttttctgcatctcttgatgaaatcatgtgatttttgttcccTGTTGATGTGacgattacattaattgattttggaatgttgaaccagccttgcatacctgggataaatcccacttggaaggatgtaattctttttatacattgttggattaaatgtaacattttgttgagaatttttgcatctatgttcacagGAGATACtagtgtgtagttttcttttcgtgtaatgtctttgtctggttttggaattagggtaatgctggcctcatagaatgagttaggaagtgttctgtCTGCTTTTGTTCTGTGAAAGAGACTGAAGAGAATTGGTAtagtttcttccttaaatgtttggtggaattcaccagtgaacccgtgtgggcctggtgctttctgttttggaagattattaattatagtttcaaatcctttaatagatacaggcctattcagattgtGTATTTGTTCTTGTATAAGTTTTGGCAAATTGTGTCTTTGATAGAATTGGTTTACTTCATGTAGGTTACCAAATTTGTGGGCACAGAGTTGTTCACAgcattcctttattatccttttaatgtccatagaATCTGCAGTGATGTCCCCTCtatcatttctgatattagtaatttatatatatatatatatatatatagtaatttatataaatttataaatatatatatataaatatatatatataaatttataaataaataaatatatatatataaatttataaatatataaatttatatatatatatatatatagtaatttatatatatatatatatatatatatatatattttttttttttttccttagcctgGCTAGAGTCACTGATTTTACTGGTCtttttcaaggaaccagctttggTTTCgttgatttttctctactgatttcctgctctaatttttattatttcttttcttctgccgACTCTggctttaatttgttcttctttttctggttttctatGGTGGACACTTATATGATGGTAtttagacctttcttcttttctaatacatgcattcaatgctataaatttcactCCAAGTACTGTTTGTGTTGAATCCTcccaaattttgataagttgtgttttttcatttagttcaaaatattcttaaatttctcttgagatttcttctttcgctcatgtgttatttagaagtgtgttgtttaatcccCACGTATTttggattttccagctatctttctgtcACTGATTTCTAGtgtaattccactgtggtctgagagcagacactggatgatttccattcttttaaatgtgctCAGGTGTGTGTTACGGCCCGAGCCTCCACCTCTGAGGCTGCGCGGGGCTCTGGGCAGCGAACAGGGGCGAGGCCGAGGGCGGCGGGGCCGCCACGACGCGGGCACCTACCTGTGCGCCCGCGCTGCTTCAGCAGCCACACTCCTGCGCGCTCGGGGCCTGTGCGCGGCGCGGAGACCGCAGCTGTCTCAAGGCAGCATCTCCATACTGAATGCCTGAGCCCATTCTTTCTGGGTCCAGCTCACCTGAGGACCAAGCAAGTCTTTAGAAAAAGTTTTCATGCTTCTGTGATCCCCacaatatattaagtgaaaaaagcaaagcgCAGAACACTGTGCATATACAACACAATTttgaataaagaggaaaaaatacacacGTTTGCTTGTAGGGGCATAAAAACCTCTTTGGACGGATACATAAAGAACTGGTAATAATGGTTGACTTCAAGAAAGAGCTCTAGATAGCTAGGGGACAGGAGATGGGGTAACAGAGGGTGACTCACTGTATCCTCTTCTGCACTTTCTGAATTTGGAATTATGtgaatatattatgtatacaaagatttaatttaaaattaaaccacAAAGATACCATTTTTCACTTATGAGACTGGTAAAAACCCACGTATGATAATACACCCTGTGGGTGTGGCTTTAGTGAAATAAACACCTTCATTCACTATAGTGGGATGACAAACTGCTACAACCCCGATGGAGGAATTTGACAGCCTCTACCTAAATTCCAAATGCTTGTGTTCTTTGATGCAGCAaatccacttctgggaatttatcctatacatacactcacacacatgtgAAATGATATACAAAAGGTTATTTACTGCAACATTTTTTGTTACAGCTAAATACTGgcaacaactcaaatgtccaaagtagactggttaaataaattatggcaatACACAAAATTgaacactacacacacacacacacacacacacacacacacactatgtgtgtatatgtacattagcatatatatgtatatggaagTCTCTAAATACTGATTTGTCATCACTGGTAGGTATAGTAAGTGCAGAGTTCATAGTATGCTAACTTTTGTGtaaaaaagaggggagaaaataaTGGTTTTTGAACCATACGAATGTACTGCctctttagaaaactaaaattaaaaagtactgctgaaatggataaacaacaaggtcctactgtatagcacagggaactatattcaatatcctgtgacaaaccataatggaaaagaatatgaaaaaatatatatatatatgtataactgaatcactttgctgtacagcagaaattaacacaacattgtaaatcaactgtacttcaataaaatctaaaaaaaaaaaaagtactgctgAAGAATTCTAACATATCCTTATAGTTTTTCATCTGATGTTAACTATGATTTGGATGATCTCAGAAGAAAAAGATCCTGAAAGCTTTATATGAATTAACTCACACACACTGTATTCATGGGtggataccaaagggggaaggtaATCTAAATAAAAGCTCATGTTGAGCTTGCTAATACTCAACATCACACCAATTTTAATGATAACTATTTATGCTCTCgtctttaaaaataacagttcTGTACCAGGTTGAGTaactttttgttgctgttttcagATCAAAAGACCACAGAAGGGTGAAGCGGCCCTTTTCCTGCTGAGACCAGCCCTCCGTCTGGGACCCTGACGCTCTCCCACTACCTCACCCGCCCTTGCCTTCTCCGTCCGCTCCCCTCCCGCCTTCTCCCCTttaccttcctctctcttctctcgcGTCATTTACACGTGCTAAGACTTCTTTTGTCACTGAAACCTCTCATTAAATTAACCCTCCTCCCGGGAGGCGCCCAGGCtctgcttcctcacctcctctttGGGCTCAGCTGCTGTCTTCTCCCTTTGTCATTCTGCTGGTAAAGATGACCAGTGACTTCCTACTGCCCCGCCCCACGGGATACTGTTCAGCTCAAGTCTTAGCTTATGAGACTTTCCTCTGATGCATCTGATAATGAACAACCCTTTGGCTGAACCTCGGCTAAAGTGACACCCACGTTCCCGGGTCTCTTCATATACCTCTGactttccccctccttctctcgCTCATCCTCTGGTCTCCAGGGCTTCGCTCGGGGCCACTGCTCTGCCCACTCTCCACTGATCGCTGAATGATCTCGTTCCTTCCAGAGCTGCCACTACTCCTACAGACTGATGGCTCCCAAGCAGACACTGCCAGCCAGGAATTCTCCCCACAGCTTCCTGGATGCCTCCTCGTGTTTGTTCCAGTGACGCTGCCCAGGGAACCCTCCACAACAGAACCATCCTGCTTCCCTTGAGCCGGCTTACCCTCTGGCTCTGCCATGACCCTCTGGGTCACCGAGTTAGTTACCCGCGGCTGCCCCTCCCTTCCTGACCCCGCCTCTTCAGCCCCTCCCCACAGTCAACGGCCCTGCCCTGCTATTTAGCATCTGAGTCACCACGCCCCTGCCAAAACGTTTCTTGGATTCATCTATGTCTCTCATCATCTCCGCTTCCACATCCTCGATAAAGCTTTAATCAGGCATCTTTTTTCGGATTACTCAAACATGCCTTAGTTGCTATCCTGGCCATCGGCCCTGGGCCCCCTTCAGTATGTCCCTGATGCGACCACCCCCACACACAGGATTTGCCTCCAGCCGCAATCTGACCACATCATTCACTGCCCCGCCCCTGAATGGCCACTCACCCCTACCGCAGTGGTCCTCCATCTTGGACGAACATTAATCATATGAGAATTAATACGAGAATTAATCATACGAGAGAGCTTTTTAAAACCTGATGCTGAGGGCTTAATTCAGCATCTCTAGAGGTGGGTCTTGGAATTCAAATTTTTACGCATCCCAGGAGACTCTAGCATACAGGCAGGGTGGAGACTCGGTCGCCACAGGGTAACGTTCTAGATCCCGGATCACGATCCCTGGGCTGGCAGCTGGCTCTCCTCAGCCTTCTCTCCTGCCACTCCCCGCTGTGGTCCTTCTGTTCCAGTAACTTCAACTTCTCCCCCAGTCTCCACTCGTGCTGTCCCTGctggcctcccctcctccccactcccctgcccgcctcctcctcctcacacGTGACAGCCTGAGCTCAGTcgccacctcctcctggaagcccttCCTGATATCACCTCCTAAACAGGTAGGTTCTCCTTCTTCGTGTGCCCCAAGATCCTGTGCGCGTCTCAGTTACTGTATCGACCACACCGTATTATAATTATCTTTTGACTGCTTCCCATGAAAGACAGTTTCTTGAGGGCAAGGGTTgtgattaatttatttctgtatcccaGCACCTGACAAAGAATAGGCATTCAGATATTTGAATGAATCAATTAAAAACTGAATGTCCACATATAATTTTggtgatatttaaataaaaagtaactcTAATAAATGACAACTACATATTAGTTTGTCAGCTGCCTAAATTAGGGGtactgtaaatttatttttactgaagcaACAAACACAGCAATGATGAGACAGGTTACTACTGAGGCACGCTCAGTGAGCTTCGGGAGTAAATTCTCCCCGATGCCTGATCTAAACCAGCGGCACCCCGCGAGGTGCCCATAAATCACGTCAAGCCACACGGTTGGTGCCTCTCCACCACACACGACCGCTGGCCCAGCAGAGTCCGAGGTGCTGACGGAGCGCGGACAAAGGTCCGTTCTTCCTGAAGTGATGGCTCCAACAAAGGCTGTGTTTCTAAAAGCAAACACGCCCTGACACCCTGACTCTGTCCCTTGCGTCACTGGGGCCAAGGAGGCCGCTGTGAAGGAGGCGTGGGCTCCCACCGCAGCCGCGGACAAGACCTTCAAGCCCGTGAGTGGCGACTGCAGGTCGGCAGGGGGAGAGAGGCCACTCTAACCAAATCACTCCTGGAGGTACTGAAAAGTGACACTATTGAGCTGGAGAGGAAACTATGTTAAAGGAAAGTTTATTAATGGAAAGCCTTTTACCTGATTCaattttgttaagtatttttcTCGCACACTGTACAAAGGCCTCTTCCACGTTCTCCCCGGTTAGTGCGCTCGTTTCCAGAAACATCAGCTCTAAAATCGACATCAAACAAAACACGAAGCCATATTTAGAAGACAATCACAATTATTCGATTCAAAACTGCCCGCTTAGTACACTCTTAGAATAGTAGACGAAATAGAATTTAGTACTTAAAACCAGGTATTTCTGCAAATATGAAATCAATAAAtgtcaagatatttttttaaatatcagaagaaaTCTAACTTTTTATGAAAAGTAACTAGCATTTTGTGCTAGCACTTAAATGTGTTGAAGAAACTAAGCAAGCAGGATGCTGGTAAGGAAGCAGGCTGGCTGAAGGCACCCGGCTGTTGATATAAGACAAAGTAGCAATTGCCTTTCCAATAGTCTTCACGTCACCACAAATACAACCTACAAGTGCTGACGTTTGGTGTGCCGCCCTGACAGTGAGGGGATCTTACACGAATGAGCCCTCTTCTTCTTCACCAGCTGGTGACTCATGCAGGAGAAGGCTGCTATCCTTGCTTTTGTGAGCAAACCACAACCTCTCCAGACCCTTGTTTCCTTCCTTGTAAAGATGAGTTTCATTTAAATGACAGATAAATTCCTTTCGAGCTTTAACATTCTAAGTGTGCATATTTCTAAACAGCTTCTTTACAAACTCATGAAGGCGTATGTTTTTATcgcatgtttattttcttagcagAAAACCTGTTCGTTTGTGAGAGTGTAAGTTGGTGGTCCTGGAGTCCAACTGAAAGTTGATATTAGGATATTTTAGTTATTGATTGcttctaaaaattaaagttattttaaaatgtctgaatGCTTCTCATTCAGCTGTCTATAAGCAACCGGTAATTTTATGTGTCATCCTTATGTATTCTTTATGGAAATTCAGAGAAGTTTCAAAGGCATCTTTAGGCAAATGACTTAAATTTAATGTAAGTGAAATAAAGCCAATTAGTCCAGTATGTCTTCTACTGCCTCCCTTTCTATTTACATCTAATATTTCACTAACTTAGCttcaaattacattttctaaaagaTGACATCGTCTGATTAGGGCCTTTAAAGATTGTTATAAATTTCACTTTAAACCAAGACCTGTGATACTCAAAGATCCTAGACTGAAAAGTCACCACAGAATGCTAAGAGATTAGCTTTTATCATCAtaataaccttttttttgtttttggccacaccacggggcatgcgggatcttagttccccgaccggggatcgaacctgagcccccagggaagtccctcatcataGTGACCTTCGTAGGCAGAATGCAGTAGGGTGAAACCATGCTCCATGAGTCTAATGTACAGCAAAGACAATAGGAGGCTCCACGCTTCCTAACTACAGCTGCATCTGAAAGCCCCAGCAGGTGTGACAGGCGAAAGGCCACTTGCCATTTTCCTGAGCAAAGCGGGAGGCTTCCAGGAAGGTGACCTCCCGATCGGCGTCCAGGTCCTTCTTGTTCCCGCAGAGAATGATGACGATGTTCTGACTCGCCAGCATCCTGGCATCTGTTAACCAATTAGTAAGCGCATTGTAGGTTTCTCGGCTGCGTGATACAAGATTGTGAGAACAGCACAGGTATTTTATAAGGCTAGCAACGCTTTCCAGCCACTCACACCACTCGCAGCGCTCCGGCACACGCAGGGCAATGCCCACAACCTTTACGGCAACGCAGACGACCTGGGTGCCCCAGGTGTACGCCACACCCACAGGGTGCATTTCCTCTCGTTTCCGTGAAAATGAGGCAGCAAGTCAGACAGCTTGCTGCCTGTCGTTTGCCCAAGCAGGGTGCAGTATTTACTGGGCTCTTGGTTCATGCGACACGTGAGCAAGACCTAAGGCTAACTGCTGCCGCTCAATGGAGCCGTGTGACACGCTTCACGGGAATTTAACACACTGATTCTCTGTAAGGACTCTGTGACACAGACTCTTATTATCTCCTGTTTCCACAagaaacctgaggcccagagagactaagttgcccaaagtcacacaagcAGCCAGTGGCAGAGCCGGAACTTCATCAGGTGCATCCACCTTCAGGACTGTTTTCAGCCCTCATCTATCTAAGGATAAAATCCTCGTATATTCTAAGGACTgagcaaggaactgaattttaaatttaattgtgaTACCTGGGTGATAGCTACACGCAGGACAGTGCACTCAGATCCTCATGATGGGCCGAGAGCTCTGTATGAACCAAATCAACCGCCCAACAACCTCAGGAGTATTACGTGGTCATGACTCCATGgaacagacaaggaaactaaagTCCAGACGGCGGAGCACCTCGCTGGAGGACCCACACCGCTGGTGAggggaactgggatttgaacccaggccatcccagcctagagcctgtgcttgaTGGAGGTCCGTTACTTCTAATGATTTACCACACGCAAAGCTTCGCTTTGCAAACCTTAAGGAAagtatcaaaacatcatgttaaGAAACATAATGACACTGGGGATGCTTATCTGTCTGAAGCTTGGGAACACGCTGCTTTACATGGTAAAGTGGTGGAAGGAGCTGCTTCGAAAACCCCCAAGACCCCCAGGGAAAGGGCTGAGGGGCTTCCCGACCCACAGCCCTGCCGCCGACGTGCCCAGCACACCCGCGGGGAGGCTCGGACCTCGGGGAGCACAGGCCGGGGAGGGGTGTCATTACCTGGTGATGTCATAGACGAGCAGCGCCCCTGCCGCGCCCCTGTAGTAGCTTCTCGTCACAGACCTGGAAGAGTGACAGGCTTTCACTTTCCACCACGCGGAGCTCGTACCCCTGAGCACCATCTTCCCACACAAAACACCCATTTTTGCCTTGGAAACCACAACACGGGGACGGAGGTGGCTTTAAAGAGAAATGATTCAAAGTTATCTGAACATGGGCATGCAGGGCTGTCCTGCCTGAAATCGTGTCACAGGAGCGACAGGGAGGTGGGGACACGAGGCTGGGATGAGTGTGATCCTCCCTGCAGGGCGTGAGGCTGCCCCGCACAACTGAGGGTGCCTTTGAGAACGTcgggggaggggcagaaagggGGCATCACAGGGTCACAGGGCACGGAGCCCCCGGCAGCCCCTCTGCTTGCCCGGGGCCCGTGCCTTCCTGTGGACGCGGGGCAGCGCGCGGCTGCGCCCCCGACGCCCGGCCGCGCTCGCGCCCCTGCGGCCTCACCTGTCTTCAGTGAGCCCCCACCCGAGCGCCGCTCGCCCGTCCCCACAAGCTCCAGGATTTCCCCTGCAGTAACACACTTCCTCCCCTGTATCTCGACTCTCTCCCCGTGTGGCAGATTTTCCCGCTAGCAGAATACAATGTGCTCCTCCGGCACCGCCCGTCCTGGACGAGAACCAGGCTCCTGCTTCCGTCCCATCGCGGGCTCCTCCCGCACCCAAACTCCTCAGGAGCTGCTTCGCCAGCACCGCCGCCTCCTGCTCCGTGGACACAGCAGCTCCACCGACCCCGCGgcacctgccctccccccaggccGCAGCCCCACTCCCTCCCGGTCTCCTCTCACACCAGCTACTCTGGACCATTCCTCTGAATCTGCCCCGTTGGTCCTGGAGCTCCTTCCCCAAGGCTGGGTCCTGGGCTCTCTTTTCTACCAACGCTCTCAACTCAGGTTTAATCAGCTCAGACTTCTTCCGTAAGAGCCATGCGCTAGCCCAGCAACTCTGTGTGACCACAATGAACGCGTCACAGTCAACACCTGTCAGGCAGAACTCTTCGGCTCCCGGCCTACAGGCCCCTCCTGGAGGGGGCCCCACCACCCACTCTGTTTACACAGCCAGAAATCTCTCCACCCACTCTGTGCCCATCACAAAGTGATGAGATGCAACGTGTCCCACAGTGGACACATCAGTCAGGACCCATCTCACCAAGTGGTCAGGTCCTATACCGTGCACGTCTCTACACCTTCACCAGCACCGTCCCGATCCGAACCACCAGC includes these proteins:
- the RAB4A gene encoding ras-related protein Rab-4A isoform X1; the protein is MSQTAMSETYDFLFKFLVIGNAGTGKSCLLHQFIEKKFKDDSNHTIGVEFGSKIINVGGKYVKLQIWDTAGQERFRSVTRSYYRGAAGALLVYDITSRETYNALTNWLTDARMLASQNIVIILCGNKKDLDADREVTFLEASRFAQENELMFLETSALTGENVEEAFVQCARKILNKIESGELDPERMGSGIQYGDAALRQLRSPRRAQAPSAQECGC
- the RAB4A gene encoding ras-related protein Rab-4A isoform X2, with product MTSPDARMLASQNIVIILCGNKKDLDADREVTFLEASRFAQENELMFLETSALTGENVEEAFVQCARKILNKIESGELDPERMGSGIQYGDAALRQLRSPRRAQAPSAQECGC